From the genome of Cytobacillus firmus, one region includes:
- the comGA gene encoding competence type IV pilus ATPase ComGA, with product MSIIERLAERIIRDAVRSHASDIHIIPRRKDTLIQLRFGSQLTPRLYLPKEECDRLISHYKFTASMDIGEKRRPQSGAYSLEVDGQMIGLRFSTLPSSHSESLVIRILPQQEQIPFYQLSLFPDMTRKMLALLKHAHGLIIFTGPTGSGKTTTLYSLLNETSHMFHRNVITLEDPIEKENDLVLQVQVNEKAGVSYSAGLKAILRHDPDIIMVGEIRDAETAKIAVRAALTGHLVLSTMHTRDAEGAVYRLAEFGVNMLEIEQTLVAVTAQRLVELNCPYCEKECSPFCYGYGRWKRASVFELLAGRALNASIKKARGESSHVKYRTLKEVITKGIALGYIKDTEYSRWVHDDGEA from the coding sequence GAATTATTAGAGACGCGGTCAGAAGCCATGCTTCCGACATCCACATCATTCCCCGAAGAAAAGACACACTCATTCAGCTGAGGTTCGGCAGCCAATTGACCCCAAGGCTTTATCTTCCCAAAGAAGAGTGTGACAGATTGATTTCCCATTATAAATTTACAGCATCGATGGATATTGGTGAAAAAAGAAGGCCGCAGAGCGGTGCATACTCACTTGAAGTAGACGGACAAATGATTGGCCTGCGCTTTTCAACCCTCCCATCAAGCCACAGCGAAAGCCTCGTTATCAGAATCCTTCCCCAGCAGGAACAAATTCCTTTTTACCAGCTCAGCCTTTTTCCAGACATGACAAGAAAAATGCTGGCACTGCTGAAGCATGCTCATGGTTTGATTATTTTCACTGGCCCGACCGGCAGCGGTAAAACCACAACTTTGTATTCCCTTCTGAATGAAACCTCCCATATGTTCCATCGCAATGTCATCACCCTGGAAGATCCCATTGAAAAAGAGAATGACTTAGTTCTTCAAGTCCAAGTGAATGAGAAAGCGGGCGTGTCTTATTCTGCAGGCTTAAAAGCAATCCTTCGCCATGACCCCGATATCATTATGGTCGGTGAAATCCGGGATGCGGAAACGGCGAAGATTGCAGTTAGAGCAGCTCTCACCGGTCACCTTGTTTTAAGCACCATGCATACCCGGGATGCCGAGGGGGCTGTTTACCGTTTAGCTGAGTTTGGAGTGAACATGCTGGAAATTGAGCAGACTTTGGTGGCAGTCACCGCACAGCGCCTCGTCGAATTGAATTGTCCATATTGTGAAAAGGAATGCTCCCCATTCTGCTATGGATATGGCAGGTGGAAAAGGGCGAGTGTGTTTGAATTGCTCGCAGGAAGGGCGCTCAATGCCTCCATAAAGAAGGCAAGAGGGGAAAGCAGCCATGTTAAGTATCGAACACTGAAGGAAGTCATAACTAAAGGGATTGCTCTAGGCTATATAAAGGATACAGAGTACAGCAGGTGGGTGCATGACGATGGAGAAGCATAA
- the comGB gene encoding competence type IV pilus assembly protein ComGB has product MEKHKWTIQEQGLFLKNTGELLSRGYPLSEALESLVHQLPLKRKHEIRQCLSQLREGFPFYQILSNMNFNKNLIGYVFFAEQHGGLASAFLEGSEMVLRKGRDTEKLKKLLAYPIFLMLITAFLFIFVDKILLPRFTSLFDSMQLQPNFFTKAVYLFGDFLPFFLLILLFGLVALLIYYFARFRNLSPIHQKNILVRVPAAGQFLRLYYTHFFAVQLSYLLNGGLSISEALSLFEKNEKQPFYSVLGKAVKLKLREGNKLEDILVSFPFFDRELSNIIRHGQKNGRLDQELTFFSRHCLHKIEEKTEKLLKIFQPVLYMFIGFLIVSMYLAVLLPMFHLLEGF; this is encoded by the coding sequence ATGGAGAAGCATAAATGGACCATACAGGAACAGGGTTTGTTTTTGAAGAATACAGGGGAACTTTTGTCCAGAGGCTACCCTTTATCTGAAGCCCTGGAGTCACTGGTACATCAGCTGCCGCTAAAAAGAAAACATGAAATCAGGCAGTGCCTCTCTCAATTGAGAGAAGGGTTTCCTTTTTATCAAATACTTTCAAACATGAACTTTAATAAAAATCTGATTGGCTATGTTTTTTTTGCAGAACAGCACGGAGGCCTTGCTTCTGCATTTCTTGAAGGAAGCGAAATGGTGCTTCGAAAAGGCAGGGACACTGAAAAATTGAAAAAGCTGCTGGCCTATCCGATTTTCCTGATGCTCATTACCGCATTCTTATTTATTTTCGTTGATAAAATCCTGTTGCCCCGTTTCACTTCCTTATTCGATTCAATGCAGCTTCAGCCAAATTTCTTTACGAAAGCCGTTTATTTGTTTGGTGATTTTCTCCCATTTTTTCTCCTTATCCTGCTCTTCGGCTTGGTCGCTTTGCTTATATACTATTTTGCCAGATTCAGAAATCTTTCCCCTATCCATCAAAAAAATATCCTGGTTAGAGTACCTGCAGCAGGTCAGTTTCTTCGCCTTTACTATACCCACTTCTTTGCAGTGCAGCTCAGTTATCTTTTAAATGGGGGCTTATCTATATCTGAGGCGCTGAGTCTTTTTGAGAAAAATGAAAAGCAGCCTTTTTACAGTGTCCTCGGCAAAGCCGTGAAGCTCAAGCTCCGTGAAGGGAATAAGCTGGAAGACATCCTTGTGAGTTTTCCGTTTTTTGACAGAGAACTGTCTAATATTATCAGACATGGTCAAAAAAATGGCAGGCTGGACCAGGAATTAACGTTTTTCAGCAGGCATTGTCTGCACAAAATAGAGGAAAAAACAGAAAAACTTCTTAAGATCTTTCAGCCCGTTTTATATATGTTTATCGGTTTTTTAATAGTTTCGATGTATTTGGCAGTTTTGCTGCCTATGTTTCATTTACTGGAGGGATTTTAA